Below is a genomic region from Seriola aureovittata isolate HTS-2021-v1 ecotype China chromosome 23, ASM2101889v1, whole genome shotgun sequence.
cctcctgacCTGTGACAGTGATCCAGCTGGGTGGAGACTCTCCATGAcctctgatgtcacagctgtAGAGGCCTTCATCAGACTTGTCAACATGGTggatggtcatgtgacctgtagTCTCTGTGATGAGGGAGCCATCTTTATAGAAAGCAGCTGGGAGGTTGGAGGGAGGggtctttgttttacagtgcagagtGACATCATGTCCCTCCATCACAGGGAGGACAGGACTCTGCAGGATCACTGCTCcacctcaacacacagacaaactacagcatttcatccatttacacacagcttCATCAACACTGACTCCACAGTCTGATCTTACCAGTGACAGTGATGTTGATGCTGTTACTGGTTTCTCCCTCTCCGGACTCACACCAGTAAGTTCCACTCTCCCATGTGAAGATGTAGCTGATGTTACAGGAAGAACCTTCTGATATTCCCCACCCATCTCCACATCTGGTCTTCTGCTGCTTGGTCGTATTCCTCGTCGGCCTCCATCCAGCTGAGCCGTCGTCCTCCTCACAGCCCAGAGAGACGGAGTCTCCTTCAAACATCTGAGAGCTGCTGGGACTCGCAGTCAGAGAGGCTGGGGGAGGATATACAGTGcgttcagaaagtattcagacaccttcacttttttcactttttgttatgttgctgctttttgctaaaatcatttaaattaatttcccccctcatcaatctacattcaacaacccataatgacaacaaaaactgaattttagacATTCTTTGCAAATTTATTTAAGAGGACAAACTGACATATGACATGTTGCTTAGAAttgaggccaaacagttcaacCTCAGTtacatcagaccagagaatatAGTTTCTCACAATCTGATAGTCCTTTACTACACAGTGAATATTCTGTCTGGgcactctgccataaagcccagatcagTGGAGCTGCCGTGACAGTTGTCCTTCTGTAAATTTCTCCATCCCCACACAGGATATCTGGaactcagccagagtgaccatcaggttctcgGTCATCTCTCTGACCAAGGTCTTTCTCCCTGAATGCTGAGTCCATATAAAtatgatggagaccactgttctCTTGGGAACCTTTAATGGAGCAGATCCCTTGACAAAATCTTGTCTCTGAGTTCTGCAGGTAGTTCCTTCTTTGTCGTGGCTTAGTGTTTGCTCTGATCTGACTTGTCAGATGTGAGACCTTTATATGGACAGGTGTGTGATggatgatcaagagaaattggagaaacctgagctaaatttcaagtgtcagtGTGATGTGTCAGTTATTCCTGATGACAAATCGGCTGCACCCTCTGGTCAGCAGACAGGACAGTTAGATTCTTTTGGGGAGTTTTTAAATATGCAACTGTTTTGGCACATAATGAAAAtatggtggtgggggggggggggggcagcaagGTGATCTTGTGGAAAAGGCATCAGGGTTCACCAAACAATTTGATTTATCAgttctgtgtgcctgtcattcagggtgcgcATGTGAGCGTACAAACCAAGTTTCAACCCCTCAAGTTCATTTTAACCCTTGTGAGCTGAACTTTGAATTAGCTATTGCGAAATTTAGGAACGTTCACAATACTTGCGACAGAAGAAGTTTACTCACCTTCTTCTGTTGTGTGGCATAGCAAtgaggtcagagctgcagagaaatgaCATTTGGGTTGGTTTTAGGTTTCACattcaagaaaaacacagtggtgTAGGTCTGGTTTACTGAAGGAGAGTgaggacaggaaggaggaaaTGGTTCTTTCTTTTATGTTCTACACCAAACTGTCTTTGATTGAGAAAAACGACAGACCTTTTGGTCTTTTGAGATAAACTCTATTTACTGTATCTACCATTTCCCATGCCTCCATCACATCTTGAGTATAGAGTTATCCCTGAAAAATGGCAACATCACACATAGAAAGTAATCCCAGctacaggaagtgtttttctAACATGTACTATAATAATGGTTCCtataaagaaacatttaatacaCAACATTCATGTTTAGTCAGTGTTGATTTA
It encodes:
- the LOC130164674 gene encoding protein turtle-like, translating into MEGTSLLWLLSLTSLLCHTTEEASLTASPSSSQMFEGDSVSLGCEEDDGSAGWRPTRNTTKQQKTRCGDGWGISEGSSCNISYIFTWESGTYWCESGEGETSNSINITVTGGAVILQSPVLPVMEGHDVTLHCKTKTPPSNLPAAFYKDGSLITETTGHMTIHHVDKSDEGLYSCDIRGHGESPPSWITVTGKPTTSSAPTSTLAPPTSAPPSASAPPSASVPLQVVFRLLYHLVVFCPYFISTVIMVSLYRQRPTGNDRPVSISVATAPPTQAEQRLAEDSNDSDDVVAVTTEHHF